A genomic region of Micromonospora sp. NBC_01796 contains the following coding sequences:
- a CDS encoding Rieske (2Fe-2S) protein, which yields MSDDQIVTGQVQTRRALLLGASAVGATVVLAACGTDNSTDGSNDAGAPAGSDPAGDPNAGGDNTGGADVLTKTAEVPVGGGLIFAAKDVVVTQPTKGEFKAFSAICTHQNCPVTNVDGGTINCSCHGSKFSITDGSVKNGPATRPLGAKDVKVDGENITLA from the coding sequence ATGAGTGACGACCAGATCGTGACCGGTCAGGTGCAGACCCGCCGCGCCCTGCTGTTGGGTGCGAGCGCCGTCGGCGCGACCGTGGTACTCGCCGCCTGCGGCACCGACAACTCCACCGACGGTTCCAACGACGCGGGCGCGCCCGCCGGGAGCGACCCGGCGGGCGACCCCAACGCCGGTGGGGACAACACCGGCGGCGCGGACGTCCTGACCAAGACCGCCGAGGTGCCGGTCGGTGGCGGGTTGATCTTCGCGGCCAAGGACGTCGTGGTGACCCAGCCGACCAAGGGCGAGTTCAAGGCGTTCAGCGCGATCTGCACCCACCAGAACTGCCCGGTGACCAACGTCGACGGGGGCACGATCAACTGCTCCTGCCACGGTAGCAAGTTCTCGATCACGGACGGTTCGGTGAAGAACGGACCGGCCACCCGGCCGCTGGGGGCCAAGGACGTCAAGGTCGACGGCGAGAACATCACCCTCGCCTGA
- a CDS encoding MBL fold metallo-hydrolase → MRLTVLGACGAWPEPGQACSGYLVEHDGFRLLLDLGYATLPRLLERIGPEQVDAVFVTHGHPDHCADLNPLLRARHLRADKPPPLPVYALPGALDPVLALDRPGMLDDAYVLHEFTAGDRLRIGPYEARTRLLPHWVPNAGVRLTAGGRVLAYTGDTGPSPEVVELARDADLLVAEASHVDEVPQDSVRDLTSARHAGRQAAEAGVGMLLLTHFWPGTDRTAAQVAAGDAYAGEVAAAVPGLVVDLG, encoded by the coding sequence ATGCGGCTGACCGTACTCGGGGCGTGCGGCGCGTGGCCGGAGCCGGGGCAGGCGTGCAGCGGTTACCTGGTCGAACACGACGGGTTCCGCCTCCTGCTCGACCTCGGGTACGCGACCCTGCCGCGCCTGCTGGAGCGGATCGGCCCCGAGCAGGTCGACGCGGTTTTCGTCACGCACGGCCACCCGGACCACTGCGCCGACCTCAACCCGCTGCTGCGCGCCCGCCATCTCCGGGCCGACAAACCCCCACCCCTTCCCGTGTACGCCCTGCCCGGCGCCCTCGACCCGGTGCTCGCCCTGGACCGGCCCGGCATGCTGGACGACGCGTACGTGCTGCACGAGTTCACCGCCGGTGACCGGCTGCGGATCGGCCCGTACGAGGCGCGGACGCGGCTGCTGCCGCACTGGGTGCCGAACGCCGGGGTACGCCTGACCGCCGGCGGGCGGGTGCTCGCGTACACGGGTGACACCGGGCCGAGTCCGGAGGTGGTGGAGTTGGCCCGCGATGCCGACCTGCTGGTGGCCGAGGCGAGTCACGTCGACGAGGTGCCGCAGGACTCCGTACGCGACCTGACCAGCGCCCGCCACGCCGGACGGCAGGCGGCCGAGGCGGGCGTCGGGATGCTCCTGCTGACCCACTTCTGGCCCGGCACCGACCGGACCGCCGCCCAGGTCGCGGCCGGTGACGCGTACGCCGGGGAGGTTGCCGCCGCCGTGCCCGGCCTGGTCGTGGATCTCGGGTGA
- the uvrC gene encoding excinuclease ABC subunit UvrC, producing MADPSTYRPAPGTIPEAPGVYRFRDPTGRVIYVGKAKNLRSRLNSYFGDTWNLHQRTQQMVTTAASVDWVTVGTEVEALQLEYSWIKQYDPRFNVRYRDDKSYPYLAVTLDEEYPRLQVMRGAKRKGVRYFGPYSHAWAIRETLDLLLRVFPSRTCSSGVFKRAGQIGRPCLLGDIGKCSAPCVGRVSADEHRQIVDNFCDFMAGKTDGMVRRLEREMLDASEQLEFELAARLRDDVAALRRAMEKQTVVLGDGTDADVVAFSEDPLEAAVQVFHVRDGRVRGQRGWVVEKVEDLTTGDLVHHFCTQVYGGEQGESDVPRELLVPALPPDADALADWLSDKRGSRVSLRVPQRGDKRSLLETVGRNAGEALTRHKLRRSGDLTTRSKALDEITESLGLRTSPLRIECYDISQIQGTDVVASMVVFEDGLPRKSEYRRFIVRGATDDLSAMSEVLRRRFARYLETRAETGELGEETTTDPDRPGIDPTTGRPRKFAYPPQLVVVDGGQPQVAAASAALAELGIDDIALCSLAKRLEEVWLPDDEFPVILPRTSEGLYLLQRVRDEAHRFAITFHRERRSKRMTVSGLDNVPGLGEVRRKALLRHFGSVKRLAAAEVDEIVEVPGIGRRTAEAIISALNPDRAAAPPA from the coding sequence GTGGCTGACCCCTCGACCTACCGTCCCGCCCCGGGCACGATCCCGGAGGCTCCGGGGGTTTACCGCTTCCGCGACCCGACCGGCCGGGTGATCTACGTCGGCAAGGCGAAGAACCTGCGCAGCCGGCTCAACTCCTACTTCGGCGACACCTGGAACCTGCACCAGCGCACCCAGCAGATGGTCACCACCGCCGCCTCGGTGGACTGGGTCACCGTCGGCACCGAGGTCGAGGCGCTCCAGCTCGAATACTCCTGGATCAAGCAGTACGACCCCCGGTTCAACGTCCGCTACCGGGACGACAAGTCGTACCCGTACCTGGCGGTGACGCTGGACGAGGAGTACCCGAGGTTGCAGGTGATGCGGGGGGCCAAGCGCAAGGGGGTGCGCTACTTCGGCCCGTACTCGCACGCCTGGGCGATCCGCGAGACGCTCGACCTGCTGCTGCGCGTCTTCCCGTCGCGTACGTGTTCCTCCGGGGTGTTCAAACGGGCCGGGCAGATCGGGCGGCCGTGCCTGCTCGGCGACATCGGCAAATGCTCCGCGCCCTGCGTCGGCCGGGTCTCCGCCGACGAGCACCGGCAGATCGTGGACAACTTCTGCGACTTCATGGCCGGCAAGACCGACGGCATGGTCCGCCGGCTCGAACGGGAGATGCTCGACGCCAGCGAGCAGCTCGAGTTCGAGCTGGCCGCGCGGCTGCGCGACGACGTCGCCGCCCTGCGCCGGGCGATGGAGAAGCAGACCGTGGTGCTCGGCGACGGCACCGACGCCGACGTGGTCGCGTTCTCCGAGGACCCCCTGGAGGCGGCGGTCCAGGTCTTCCACGTCCGCGACGGCCGGGTACGCGGCCAGCGTGGCTGGGTGGTGGAGAAGGTCGAGGACCTGACCACCGGCGACCTGGTGCACCACTTCTGCACCCAGGTCTACGGCGGTGAGCAGGGGGAGTCCGACGTGCCCCGCGAGCTGCTGGTGCCGGCCCTCCCGCCGGACGCGGACGCGCTCGCCGACTGGCTCTCCGACAAGCGGGGGAGCCGGGTCAGCCTGCGGGTGCCGCAGCGCGGCGACAAGCGGTCGCTGCTGGAGACGGTCGGGCGTAACGCCGGTGAGGCGTTGACCCGGCACAAGCTGCGCCGCTCCGGTGACCTGACCACCCGGAGCAAGGCCCTCGACGAGATCACCGAGTCGCTCGGACTGCGTACGTCACCGCTGCGGATCGAGTGTTACGACATCTCCCAGATCCAGGGCACCGACGTGGTCGCCAGCATGGTCGTCTTCGAGGACGGGCTGCCGCGCAAGAGCGAATACCGCCGGTTCATCGTGCGCGGCGCCACCGACGACCTCTCCGCCATGTCCGAGGTGCTGCGCCGACGGTTCGCCCGCTACCTGGAGACCCGGGCGGAAACCGGTGAGCTGGGCGAGGAGACCACCACCGACCCGGACCGGCCGGGCATCGACCCGACCACCGGGCGCCCGCGCAAGTTCGCGTACCCGCCGCAGTTGGTGGTGGTCGACGGTGGTCAGCCCCAGGTGGCGGCGGCGTCGGCGGCACTGGCCGAGTTGGGCATCGACGACATCGCGCTCTGCAGCCTGGCCAAGCGGCTGGAGGAGGTGTGGCTGCCCGACGACGAGTTCCCGGTCATCCTGCCGCGTACGTCGGAGGGGCTCTACCTGCTGCAACGCGTACGGGACGAGGCGCACCGGTTCGCCATCACCTTCCACCGGGAACGGCGGTCGAAGCGGATGACCGTCTCCGGCCTGGACAACGTCCCCGGCCTCGGTGAGGTACGCCGCAAGGCTCTGCTGCGGCACTTCGGTTCGGTCAAGCGGCTCGCCGCCGCCGAGGTGGACGAGATCGTGGAGGTGCCCGGCATCGGCCGCCGTACCGCCGAGGCGATCATCTCCGCCCTCAACCCGGACCGGGCCGCGGCCCCGCCCGCCTAG
- a CDS encoding carbohydrate binding domain-containing protein, protein MDQPIGVPIRRPVIRHRFGGLLRALLATVVAATPLVVAVGPQPASAAPANGNLIINGTFDNGSTQPWWTRLSETRTDVQAGQLRIRTLGERPNTWDDLVGHFEFGVEAGRRYRLQFDANTDVGRTLRVSVSRANTPFTSAFDRNITLGSAMTRFTFDFTSPFADAQAVLFFHLGDSVASTVRLDNISLTPLPADAATDPVLFWNDQLLAAYRVARDGVPPTSGSRIGAIMHAAMWDAAVSVTGTGQPYRARVPVHYPGTLDDVVAPSLEAAINQAARDTLVALFANNAHPGVDPARFDAALTQANAQLPAGVNGSEVARGTSVGAQAATAILQARAGDGSGVNTPYTLDGVRGSWRPTEPGTSAVTPNWGRVTPFAMTRSNQFRPGPPAGAANYADLLGKQEYLDRVDEVRRLGGRQSTERTADQTQIAFFWANDVPGTYKPPGQLYAHTRIVAEPRGLGILGNARLFGLVSLAMADAAIAAWDAKYETGIDLWRPETAIQEIEPGWKPLSQRPNGVSFSPAFPAYISGHATFAGAWAGVMRAYFGTDAIPFTGTTEDPSAIGVRRSFATFTQAAQENARSRIYLGVHYQWDADAGIATGTSVAARVFSTQLRP, encoded by the coding sequence ATGGACCAACCGATCGGCGTACCCATTCGCCGACCTGTCATCCGCCACCGTTTCGGTGGCCTGCTACGAGCGTTGCTCGCGACGGTGGTCGCGGCCACCCCGCTGGTCGTGGCGGTGGGGCCGCAACCGGCCTCGGCCGCGCCGGCGAACGGCAACCTGATCATCAACGGGACCTTCGACAACGGCAGTACCCAGCCCTGGTGGACCCGGCTCAGCGAGACCAGGACCGACGTCCAGGCCGGACAGTTGCGGATCAGGACCCTCGGCGAGCGGCCGAACACCTGGGACGACCTGGTCGGCCACTTCGAGTTCGGGGTCGAGGCCGGGCGTCGCTACCGGTTGCAGTTCGACGCGAACACCGACGTCGGCCGCACCCTGCGGGTGTCGGTGTCCCGGGCGAACACCCCGTTCACCTCGGCGTTCGACCGGAACATCACGCTGGGCAGCGCGATGACCCGTTTCACCTTCGACTTCACCTCCCCGTTCGCCGACGCGCAGGCGGTGCTCTTCTTCCACCTCGGCGACAGCGTGGCCTCGACCGTACGGCTGGACAACATCAGCCTCACCCCGCTGCCCGCCGACGCGGCGACCGACCCGGTGCTCTTCTGGAACGACCAACTCCTCGCGGCGTACCGGGTCGCCCGCGACGGTGTACCTCCGACCAGCGGTTCCCGGATCGGCGCCATCATGCACGCGGCGATGTGGGACGCGGCGGTTTCGGTGACCGGCACCGGGCAGCCGTACCGGGCACGGGTTCCGGTGCACTATCCGGGCACCCTGGACGACGTGGTCGCCCCCTCGCTGGAGGCGGCGATCAACCAGGCGGCACGCGACACCCTGGTCGCGCTGTTCGCCAACAACGCCCACCCGGGTGTGGATCCGGCCCGGTTCGACGCCGCGTTGACCCAGGCCAACGCGCAGCTCCCGGCCGGGGTCAACGGATCCGAGGTCGCCCGTGGCACCTCGGTCGGTGCCCAGGCCGCCACCGCGATCCTCCAGGCCCGCGCAGGAGACGGCTCGGGTGTCAACACGCCGTACACGCTGGACGGGGTGCGGGGCTCGTGGCGGCCGACCGAGCCCGGCACGTCGGCGGTCACCCCGAACTGGGGTCGGGTCACCCCGTTCGCGATGACCCGGAGCAACCAGTTCCGCCCGGGTCCGCCGGCCGGTGCGGCCAACTACGCCGACCTGCTGGGCAAGCAGGAGTACCTGGACCGGGTGGACGAGGTCCGGCGGCTCGGCGGGCGGCAGAGTACCGAGCGGACCGCCGACCAGACGCAGATCGCGTTCTTCTGGGCCAATGACGTACCCGGCACGTACAAGCCGCCGGGGCAGTTGTACGCGCACACCCGCATCGTGGCCGAGCCGCGGGGGCTCGGCATACTCGGGAACGCGCGGCTGTTCGGGCTGGTCTCGCTGGCCATGGCGGACGCGGCCATCGCCGCCTGGGACGCCAAGTACGAGACCGGGATCGACCTGTGGCGACCGGAGACCGCGATCCAGGAGATCGAGCCGGGCTGGAAACCGCTGTCGCAGCGCCCGAACGGGGTCTCGTTCTCCCCGGCCTTCCCGGCGTACATCTCCGGGCACGCCACCTTCGCCGGGGCGTGGGCCGGGGTGATGCGGGCCTACTTCGGCACGGACGCGATCCCGTTCACCGGCACCACGGAGGACCCGAGCGCGATCGGGGTCCGACGCTCGTTCGCCACCTTCACCCAGGCGGCACAGGAGAACGCGCGGAGCCGGATCTATCTCGGCGTGCACTACCAGTGGGACGCGGACGCCGGTATCGCCACCGGCACCTCCGTCGCCGCCCGGGTGTTCAGCACCCAGCTTCGACCGTGA
- a CDS encoding YdeI/OmpD-associated family protein: MSADQPELTVADQDAWREWLDAHHGDSDGVWLLLAKQGSTDPTSLTYAQALEEALCHGWIDSQARSRDETTYRQRFTPRRSTSPWSARNVTLVADLIATGRMRPGGHAEIERAKADGRWDAAYAGPATAEVPADLAAALDAEPRARAMFDILTKQNRFSVIYRVDSAKRAETRARRIAQFVEMLARGETVYPQKRRLED, translated from the coding sequence ATGAGCGCTGACCAGCCCGAACTGACCGTCGCCGACCAGGACGCGTGGCGGGAATGGCTCGACGCGCACCACGGCGACTCGGACGGGGTCTGGCTGCTGCTGGCCAAGCAGGGCAGCACCGACCCCACCAGCCTCACCTACGCCCAGGCGCTGGAGGAGGCGCTCTGCCACGGCTGGATCGACAGCCAGGCACGCAGCCGCGACGAGACCACGTACCGGCAGCGCTTCACTCCGCGCCGGTCGACCAGCCCCTGGTCGGCCCGGAACGTCACCCTCGTCGCCGACCTAATCGCGACGGGCCGGATGCGTCCGGGCGGACACGCCGAGATCGAGCGGGCCAAGGCCGACGGTCGCTGGGACGCCGCGTACGCCGGACCGGCCACCGCCGAGGTCCCGGCCGACCTGGCCGCCGCGCTGGACGCCGAGCCCCGGGCGCGGGCGATGTTCGACATCCTCACCAAGCAGAACCGGTTCTCCGTGATCTACCGGGTCGACAGCGCCAAACGGGCCGAGACGCGGGCTCGCCGGATCGCCCAGTTCGTCGAGATGCTCGCCCGTGGCGAAACGGTCTACCCGCAGAAACGCCGCCTCGAAGACTGA
- a CDS encoding MarR family winged helix-turn-helix transcriptional regulator: MEQRDGTDDHVDRWLPVLPGLDPDVEGVVTRAARLARHLLRMKERYLVAFDFQRHEFDTLHVLAGRRGRATPTELAADLDMAPPSVTARLDALERRGFVRRIPSTTDRRRVDIELTEAGNAAWLEAMEVLGHEDHRLLDALDPAERRTLADLLRRVMIVAEQPHPTPDRGADHER; the protein is encoded by the coding sequence GTGGAGCAGCGCGACGGGACCGACGACCATGTGGACCGGTGGCTACCGGTCCTGCCCGGCCTCGATCCGGACGTCGAGGGTGTGGTCACCCGCGCGGCGCGGTTGGCCCGGCACCTGCTCCGGATGAAGGAGCGTTACCTGGTCGCCTTCGACTTCCAGCGGCACGAGTTCGACACCCTGCACGTGCTCGCCGGCCGCCGGGGCCGGGCCACCCCCACCGAACTCGCCGCCGACCTCGACATGGCACCGCCCTCGGTGACCGCCCGCCTCGACGCGCTGGAGCGACGCGGTTTCGTCCGCCGCATCCCGTCCACCACCGACCGCCGCCGGGTCGACATCGAACTCACCGAAGCCGGCAACGCCGCCTGGCTCGAAGCGATGGAGGTGCTCGGCCACGAGGACCACCGGCTGCTCGACGCCCTCGACCCGGCCGAGCGCCGGACCCTGGCGGACCTGCTGCGCCGAGTCATGATCGTCGCCGAACAACCTCACCCGACCCCTGACCGAGGAGCCGACCATGAGCGCTGA
- a CDS encoding MFS transporter, which yields MDHPLRLRAFRLLFVGRTLSALGDAVVPAALALAVLRVTGSTSALALVLGCALVPKLLFLPLGGVVADRFDARRVALVTDLIRGAAQVFVGVELLGADPTLTHVAAASAVTGAASAFAMPTASPLVAGTVDGPARQQANALMGVASSATRLGGPALAGLLIWTAGPGWAFILDGASFAASAAMLAIIRVRRTPIERRSLRADLVEGWTEVRTRDWYWTSLLAHAAWNGGAAVLVTLGPAVAVDRLGGEGVWVLMLQAGAVGLLLGSLLAGRARLRRPILVGNLGLATYAVPLVLLGVAAPAPAVIVSYGLALTALGFLNPVWETVVQTEIPPHALARVTSYDWLLSLAATPIGYALAPLGASLGSAKTPLLAAAVIVALACLGTAAVPGVRRIGTPPAHAVSAPTEAVPADQRPRSATAGGV from the coding sequence ATGGACCATCCCCTCCGGCTCCGTGCCTTCCGGCTGCTCTTCGTCGGCCGTACGCTCTCCGCGCTCGGCGACGCCGTCGTGCCCGCGGCGCTCGCGCTCGCCGTACTCCGGGTCACCGGCTCGACCTCGGCGCTGGCCCTCGTCCTCGGCTGCGCCCTGGTCCCCAAGCTGCTGTTCCTGCCGCTCGGCGGCGTGGTCGCCGACCGGTTCGACGCCCGCCGGGTCGCGCTCGTCACCGACCTGATCCGTGGCGCCGCCCAGGTCTTCGTCGGCGTCGAACTGCTCGGCGCGGACCCGACGCTGACCCACGTCGCCGCCGCCTCGGCGGTCACCGGCGCCGCGTCCGCGTTCGCCATGCCGACCGCCTCACCGCTGGTCGCCGGCACCGTCGACGGTCCCGCCCGGCAGCAGGCCAACGCCCTGATGGGAGTCGCCTCCAGCGCCACCCGTCTCGGCGGGCCGGCGCTCGCCGGGCTGCTGATCTGGACCGCCGGACCGGGCTGGGCGTTCATCCTCGACGGCGCGTCGTTCGCCGCCAGCGCCGCGATGCTGGCGATCATCCGGGTACGCCGCACCCCGATCGAACGCCGGTCACTCCGCGCCGACCTGGTGGAGGGCTGGACCGAGGTACGCACCCGCGACTGGTACTGGACCAGCCTGCTCGCCCACGCGGCATGGAACGGCGGTGCCGCGGTCCTGGTCACCCTCGGCCCTGCGGTGGCGGTCGACCGACTCGGCGGCGAGGGTGTCTGGGTGCTGATGCTCCAGGCCGGAGCGGTCGGGCTGCTGCTCGGCTCGCTACTGGCCGGACGCGCCCGCCTGCGCCGGCCGATCCTGGTGGGAAACCTCGGCCTGGCGACGTACGCGGTCCCGCTGGTGCTGCTCGGGGTCGCCGCGCCCGCCCCAGCCGTGATCGTTTCGTACGGCCTCGCGCTGACCGCGCTCGGCTTCCTCAACCCGGTCTGGGAGACGGTTGTCCAGACCGAGATTCCGCCGCACGCCCTGGCCCGCGTCACCTCCTACGACTGGCTGCTCTCGCTGGCCGCCACACCGATCGGTTACGCCCTCGCCCCCCTGGGAGCGAGCCTCGGGTCGGCGAAGACGCCCCTGCTCGCCGCTGCTGTCATCGTCGCGCTCGCCTGCCTCGGCACCGCCGCCGTCCCCGGCGTACGCCGCATCGGCACCCCACCCGCCCACGCGGTCAGCGCGCCAACCGAAGCGGTCCCGGCTGACCAACGACCTCGGTCAGCGACCGCCGGAGGCGTATGA
- a CDS encoding class I SAM-dependent methyltransferase has product MPTERTSYGAGPGPITPDGCAVDVYAQLPPNGEPEIIHRAVPPGARILELGCGTGRLSNPLAELGHRVVGVDESATMLAHLRGVEPVAARIEDLRLNEQFDVVLLASHLINTASDEQRRLFLRTCRRHLGPGGQLVAQWHPPEWFDSLRVGTSREGVLGPVVGCLDVLDMADGLLTAETSYQIREDVWIQRFTARRLTDRQLTEELSSAGLDQHQWLDDGRQWFTARRLPPVVGA; this is encoded by the coding sequence ATGCCGACCGAACGGACCAGCTACGGGGCCGGGCCTGGGCCGATCACTCCTGATGGCTGCGCCGTCGACGTCTACGCTCAACTGCCGCCGAACGGTGAACCCGAAATCATTCACCGCGCGGTACCGCCCGGTGCGCGGATCCTGGAACTCGGCTGCGGAACCGGACGGCTGAGCAACCCGCTCGCCGAACTCGGCCACCGGGTGGTTGGTGTTGACGAGTCGGCAACCATGCTCGCTCACCTCCGTGGTGTCGAGCCAGTGGCGGCCCGGATCGAAGATCTGCGACTGAACGAGCAGTTCGACGTCGTCCTGCTGGCCAGCCACTTGATCAATACTGCGAGCGACGAGCAACGTCGACTGTTCCTGCGAACCTGTCGGCGCCACCTCGGACCGGGTGGCCAACTGGTGGCGCAGTGGCACCCGCCGGAATGGTTCGACAGCCTTCGGGTCGGGACCAGCCGCGAGGGCGTTCTCGGCCCCGTCGTCGGCTGCCTGGACGTCCTGGACATGGCCGACGGGCTGCTCACCGCCGAGACCTCGTACCAGATCCGCGAAGACGTGTGGATCCAGCGGTTCACCGCACGCCGGCTCACCGACCGCCAGCTCACCGAGGAACTCAGCAGCGCCGGCCTCGATCAGCACCAGTGGCTCGACGACGGCCGCCAGTGGTTCACCGCAAGGCGCCTCCCGCCGGTGGTCGGTGCTTGA
- a CDS encoding GNAT family N-acetyltransferase, protein MITTRLLQLDDVPVLAELARVNRDFLAPWEPVRDENYFTVEGHRVVVETALEQHQRGTGHPHVILDSGRVVGRINLQTIVRGPFQSCSLGYWVNADDNGRGVASAAVRAIIAVAFEELGLHRIEASVLLHNAASQRVLERSGFVRFGVAPNYLKIAGQWQDHAIYQLLTSSPA, encoded by the coding sequence ATGATCACCACCCGGCTGCTCCAGCTCGACGATGTTCCGGTCCTGGCCGAACTGGCGCGGGTCAACCGTGACTTCCTCGCCCCGTGGGAGCCGGTCCGGGACGAGAACTACTTCACGGTCGAGGGCCACCGGGTTGTTGTCGAGACCGCGCTCGAACAACATCAGCGAGGCACCGGGCACCCGCACGTGATCCTCGACTCGGGACGGGTGGTCGGCCGGATCAACCTCCAGACGATCGTGCGTGGCCCGTTCCAGTCGTGCAGCCTCGGCTACTGGGTGAACGCCGACGACAACGGTCGGGGCGTCGCGAGCGCCGCCGTACGCGCCATCATCGCGGTGGCGTTCGAGGAGTTGGGGCTGCACCGGATCGAGGCCTCCGTCCTGCTGCACAACGCCGCCTCTCAGCGCGTGCTGGAGCGCAGTGGATTCGTCCGCTTCGGCGTCGCCCCGAACTACCTGAAGATCGCCGGACAGTGGCAGGACCACGCGATCTACCAGTTGCTGACTTCCTCCCCCGCCTGA
- a CDS encoding GNAT family N-acetyltransferase, giving the protein MALNVTLDELTAQNRDAVLALRVGPGQGRFVGTVREALAEAAEYPYAKPWYRAVYAGAEPVGFVMLSWDAEPQPPEIIGPWFLWKLLIDERHQGLGYGREVVRQVADLVRAEGATELLTSYVPEDGGPAGFYRRLGFEPSGDLDASGEVIVRLTLAPPPSADRTSTA; this is encoded by the coding sequence GTGGCACTGAATGTGACGCTGGACGAGTTGACCGCGCAGAACCGCGACGCCGTACTCGCGTTGCGGGTCGGACCGGGGCAGGGACGGTTCGTCGGGACCGTACGGGAAGCGCTGGCGGAGGCGGCGGAGTACCCGTACGCGAAGCCCTGGTACCGGGCGGTGTACGCGGGTGCCGAACCAGTCGGCTTCGTGATGCTGAGCTGGGACGCGGAGCCGCAACCGCCGGAGATCATCGGACCGTGGTTCCTGTGGAAGCTGCTCATCGACGAGCGACACCAGGGCCTCGGCTACGGGCGTGAGGTGGTCCGGCAGGTCGCGGACCTGGTACGGGCCGAGGGCGCCACCGAACTGCTGACCAGCTACGTCCCGGAGGACGGCGGCCCGGCCGGCTTCTACCGACGACTCGGCTTCGAGCCCTCCGGTGACCTGGACGCCAGCGGCGAGGTGATCGTGCGCCTCACCCTGGCCCCGCCGCCGAGCGCTGACCGGACGTCGACCGCCTGA
- a CDS encoding GNAT family N-acetyltransferase, translating into MPTPSQSALHPAYPVRTPRLLLRPLTTSDVDALLAYRSLPDVCRYVPFEPMTREVINDRLASVWANHGLTHEGQALTLGIELAGTNQLIGDAVLFWHSREHGGGEIGYVLHPDHAGHGYATEAAYALLRLGFDDLGLHRIVARVDERNEPSARVARRLGMRQEARLVQNEFFKGEWSSELDFAMLADEWPAHRTVQN; encoded by the coding sequence GTGCCGACCCCCTCGCAGTCCGCCCTGCACCCCGCCTATCCCGTCCGCACCCCACGATTGTTGCTGCGTCCGCTCACCACGAGCGACGTTGACGCGCTGCTCGCGTACCGGAGCCTGCCCGACGTCTGCCGTTACGTGCCGTTCGAGCCGATGACCCGCGAGGTGATCAACGACCGGCTCGCCTCGGTCTGGGCGAACCACGGGCTCACCCACGAGGGCCAGGCACTCACCCTCGGCATCGAACTGGCCGGCACCAATCAACTCATCGGCGACGCGGTGCTCTTCTGGCACAGCCGAGAGCACGGTGGCGGCGAGATCGGGTACGTCCTGCACCCCGACCACGCCGGCCACGGTTACGCCACCGAGGCGGCGTACGCACTGCTGCGCCTGGGCTTCGACGACCTCGGCCTGCACCGCATCGTCGCCCGGGTCGACGAACGCAACGAACCATCGGCCCGGGTCGCCCGACGGTTGGGGATGCGCCAGGAGGCGCGACTCGTACAGAACGAGTTTTTCAAGGGCGAGTGGAGCAGCGAACTCGACTTCGCGATGCTCGCCGACGAGTGGCCCGCGCACCGGACCGTCCAAAACTGA